A genome region from Sebastes umbrosus isolate fSebUmb1 chromosome 22, fSebUmb1.pri, whole genome shotgun sequence includes the following:
- the LOC119482244 gene encoding NACHT, LRR and PYD domains-containing protein 3-like isoform X12, with the protein MSQCEDKEEGVPPSKTTLRGDHASQTRAQRIHQEPDSPEPEPSCVSMKSDWSMGRPITFKDGRRSVEQRVDQESLEVPSFQSAQQHQTHLDSIFMLLEENIVTFVKNELKKIHKVVNSDYPECLESEREDEEVLDGEDEEKRSSREEFLKITLHFLRRMKQEELADCLQSRTLAAVCQRELKSNLKNKFQCVFEGIAKAGNPTLLNQVYTELHITEGGTAEVNDEHEVRQIETTSRKPHRPETTIRQEDIFKAPPGRDEPIKTVMTKGVAGIGKTVLTQKFTLDWAEDKANQDIQFTFPFTFRELNVLKEKKYSLVELVHDFFTETKEAGICRFEKFQVVFIFDGLDECRLPLDFHNNKILTDVTESTSVDVLLTNLIRGNLLPSAHIWITTRPAAANQIPPECVDMMTEVRGFTDPQKEEYFRKRSRDEEQTRTIISHIKTSRSLHIMCHIPVFCWIMSTVLEEGGELPKTLTEMYIHFLVVQSKVKNIKYDGGAETDPLWSPESRKMIESLGKLAFDQLQKGNLIFYESDLTECGIDIRAASVYSGVFTQVFKEERGLYQDKVFCFVHLSVQEFLAALHVHLTFINSEVNLMAEEETTSKKSETHVYQSAVDKALQSPNGHLDLFLRFLLGLSLQTNQTLLRCLLTQTGSSSQTNQETVQYIRKKLNEDLSAEKSINLFHCLNELNDRSLVEEIQQYLSLGLLSECNLSPAQWSALVFILLSSGEDLDVFDLKKYSASEEALLRLLPVVKFSNKALLSGCDLSERSCEALSSVLSSRSSSLRELDLSNNNLQDSGVKLLSAGLENPYCTLETLRLSGCLITEEGCSSLASALSSNPSHLRELDLSYNHPGDSGGKLLSSGLEDPHWRLDTLRVEPAGVRWLTPGLRKYSCKLTLDTNTVNRRLKLSDNNRKVTHVEEVQSYPDHPDRFDSCPQLLCRAGLTGRCYWEVEWREDVSISVSYRGISRRGDGEDCLFGRNDQSWSLWCFGGHYYVRHNNRDTPIIASSSFSGTVGVYVDCPAGTLSFYRVSSGTLIHLHTFNTTFTEPLYPGFGSGSGFGSRFGFWSGSGSSVSLCSPH; encoded by the exons AGTGGACCAGGAGAGCTTGGAGGTTCCAAGTTTTCAGTCTGCCCAGCAGCATCAAACACACCTGGACTCCATATTTATG ctgctggaggagaacaTCGTCACTTTTGTGAAGAACGAGCTGAAGAAGATCCACAAGGTTGTAAATTCAGATTACCCAGAATGCctagagagtgagagggaggatgaggaggtgttGGACGGTGAGGATGAAgagaagaggagcagcagagaggaattTCTGAAGATCACACTGCACTTCCTGAGGAGAATGAAGCAGGAGGAGCTGGCTGACTGTCTGCAGAGCA GAACTcttgctgcagtttgtcagcgTGAACTCAAATCTAACCTGAAGAACAagttccagtgtgtgtttgaggggatCGCTAAAGCAGGAAACCCAACCCTTCTGAATCAGGTCTACACAGAGCTCCACATCACAGAGGGAGGGACTGCAGAGGTCAATGATGAACATGAGGTCAGACAGATAGAAACAACATCCAGGAAACCACACAGACCAGAGACAACAATTAGACAAgaagacatctttaaagcccCACCTGGAAGAGATGAACCAATCAAAACAGTGATGACGAAGGGAGTGGCTGGCATCGGGAAAACAGTCTTAacacagaagttcactctggactgggctgaAGACAAAGCCAACCAGGACATACAGTTCACATTTCCATTCACTTTCAGAGAGCTGAATGTGCTGAAAGAGAAAAAGTACAGCTTGGTGGAGCTTGTTCATGACTTCTTTACTGAAACCAAAGAAGCAGGAATCTGCAGGTTTGAAAAGTTCCAGGttgtgttcatctttgacggtcTGGATGAGTGTCGTCTTCCTCTGGACTTCCACAACAACAAGATCCTGACTGATGTTACAGAGTCCACCTCAGTGGATGTACTGCTGACAAACCTCATCAGGGGGAACCTGCTTCCCTCTGCTCACATCTGGATAACCAcacgacctgcagcagccaatcagatccctcctgagTGTGTCGACATGAtgacagaggtcagagggttcACCGACccacagaaggaggagtacttcaggaagAGATCCAGAGACGAGGAGCAGACCAGAACAATCATCTCCCACATCAAGACATCACgaagcctccacatcatgtgccaCATCCctgtcttctgctggatcatgTCTACAGTtctggaggagggaggagagctgcccaagaccctgactgagatGTACATCCACTTCCTGGTGGTTCAGTCCAAAGTGAAGAACATCAAGTATGATGGAGGAGCTGAAACAGATCCACTCTGGAGTCCAGAGAGCAGGAAGATGATCGAGTCTCTGGGAAAACTGGCTTTTGATCAGCTGCAGAAAGGCAACCTGATCTTCTATGAATCTGACCTGACAGAGTGTGGCATCGATATCAGAGCAGCCTCAGTGTACTCAGGAGTGTTCACACAGGTctttaaagaggagagaggactgtACCAGGACAAGGTGTTCTGCTTCGTCCATCTGAgtgttcaggagtttctggctgctctTCATGTCCATCTGACGTTCATCAACTCTGAAGTCAATCTGATggcagaagaagaaacaacatCCAAGAAGTCTGAGACACACGTCTACCAGAGTGCTGTGGACAAGGCCTTGCAGAGTCCAAATGGACACCTGGACTTGTTCCTCCGCTTCCTGCTGGGTCTTTCGCTGCAGACCAATCAGACTCTCCTACGATGCCTGCTGACACAGACAGGCAGTAGCTCACAGACCAATCAGGAAACAGTCCAGTACATCAGGAAGAAGCTCAATGAGGATCTCTCTGCAGAGAAAAGCATCAATCTGTTCCACTGTCTGAATGAACTGAATGATCGTTCTCTGGTGGAGGAGATCCAGCAGTACCTGAGTTTAGGACTTCTCTCCGAATGTAATCTGTCTCCTGCTCAGTGGTCAGCTCTGGTCTTCATCTTACTGTCATCAGGAGAAGATCTGGATGTGTTTGACCTGAAGAAATACTCTGCTTCAGAGGAGGCTCTTCTGAGGCTGCTGCCAGTGGTCAAATTCTCCAACAAAGCTCT ACTGAGTGGCTGTGACCTCTCAGAGAGAAGCTGTGAGGCTCTGTCTTCAGTCCTCAGCTCCCGGTCCTCtagtctgagagagctggacctgagtaacaacaacctgcaggattcaggagtgaagctgttgtctgctggactggagaATCCATACTGTACTCTGGAAACTCTCAG gctGTCAGGCTGTCTGATCACAGAGGAAGGCTGttcttctctggcctcagctctgagctccaacccctcccatctgagggAGCTGGACCTGAGCTACAACCATCCAGGAGACTCCGGAGGGAAGCTGCTGTCTTCTGGACTGGAGGATCCACACTGGAGACTGGACACTCTCAG GGTGGAGCCTGCTGGAGTCCGATGGTTGACACCCGGTCTGAGGAAGT ATTCCTGTAAACTCACACtcgacacaaacacagtgaacaGAAGGCTCAAACTGTCTGACAACAACAGGAAGGTGACACATGTGGAGGAGGTTCAGTCGTATCCTGATCATCCAGACAGATTTGACTCGTGTCCTCAGCTGCTGTGTAGAGCTGGTCTGACTGGTCGCTGTTACTGGGAGGTCGAGTGGAGAGAAGATGTTTCTATATCAGTGAGTTACAGAGGAATCAGcaggagaggagacggagaagACTGTTTGTTTGGAAGGAATGATCAGTCCTGGAGTCTGTGGTGCTTTGGTGGTCATTACTATGTCAGGCACAATAACAGAGACACACCCATCATcgcctcttcctccttctctggTACAGTAGGAGTGTATGTAGACTGTCCTGCTGGcactctgtccttctacagagtCTCCTCTGGCACACTGATACACCTCCACACCTTCAACACCACATTCACTGAACCTCTTTATCCTGGGtttgggtctgggtctgggtttGGGTCTAGGTTTGGGTTTtggtctggttctggttcttcaGTGTCTCTATGTTCTCCTCACTGA